A genomic window from Aythya fuligula isolate bAytFul2 chromosome 15, bAytFul2.pri, whole genome shotgun sequence includes:
- the TMEM11 gene encoding transmembrane protein 11, mitochondrial yields MAAWGRRRGGPGGTNSGGGGRERVTLSSTDCYIVHEIYNGENAQDQFEYELEQALEAQYKYIVIEPTRIGDETARWITVGNCLHKTAVLAGTTCLFTPLALPVDYSHYISLPAGVLSMACCTLYGISWQFDPCCKYQVEYDAYKLSRLPLHTLTSSTPVVLVRKDDLHRKRLHNTIALAALVYCVKKIYELYAV; encoded by the exons ATGGCGGCGTGGGGAAGGAGGcgcggcggccccggcggcaCCaacagcggcggcggcggccgggagAG GGTCACCTTGTCCTCCACGGACTGCTACATCGTGCATGAGATCTACAACGGAGAAAACGCTCAGGACCAGTTTGAGTATGAGCTGGAGCAGGCCCTGGAAGCGCAGTACAAATACATAGTGATAGAGCCCACTCGCATTGGGGACGAGACGGCCCGCTGGATCACTGTGGGGAACTGCCTGCACAAGACGGCCGTGTTAGCGGGCACTACCTGCCTCTTCACCCCGCTGGCACTTCCAGTAGATTATTCTCACTACATCTCCTTGCCTGCCGGTGTGCTGAGCATGGCCTGCTGCACCCTTTATGGTATCTCCTGGCAGTTTGATCCCTGTTGCAAGTACCAAGTAGAGTACGACGCCTATAAACTTTCCCGCCTGCCCCTGCATACGCTCACCTCCTCCACTCCGGTGGTGCTGGTGAGGAAGGACGACCTGCACAGAAAGAGACTGCATAACACGATAGCACTCGCTGCCCTGGTGTACTGTGTAAAGAAGATCTATGAACTCTATGCTGTATGA
- the DHRS7B gene encoding dehydrogenase/reductase SDR family member 7B isoform X2, producing MDLTSTVIIPLLFGSLGLFALFRLLQWMRMRTYLQGAVVVVTGATSGLGKECAKAFHAAGSRLVLCGRDSEKLKDLAQELSTVTNHRKNLHEPHTVVFDLSDTKSILNAAELILKHSGHVDILINNAGISYRGTIVDTGLDVDKKVMETNYFGPIALTKALLPSMIKRRQGHIVAISSVQGKISIPFRSAYAASKHATQAFFDCLRAEVEQYEIDVTVISPGYIQTNLSLNAVTADGSRYGVMDKNTAEGQTAAEVAQVVLSAVGQKKKEVLVAGLMPSLAVYLRNLFPRLFFDLMAARAKKERKAKDS from the exons ATGGATCTCACATCCACCGTCATCATCCCACTGCTCTTTGGCAGCCTGGGGCTCTTCGCCCTTTTTCGGCTGCTGCAGTGGATGCGGATGCGAACTTacctgcagggagcagtggTGGTGGTCACCGGGGCCACCTCTGGCCTGGGAAAAG AATGCGCAAAAGCCTTCCACGCAGCTGGCTCTAGGCTGGTGCTCTGCGGCAGAGACAGCGAGAAACTCAAAGACCTGGCTCAGGAGCTTTCTACCGTGACCAATCACCGAAAGAAC CTACACGAACCCCACACCGTGGTATTTGACCTTTCGGACACTAAAAGCATCCTAAACGCCGCAGAATTGATCCTGAAGCACTCTGGCCACGTGGACATCCTGATCAACAACGCAGGCATCAGTTACCGGGGCACGATTGTAGACACGGGGCTGGATGTGGACAAGAAAGTGATGGAAACAAATTACTTCGGTCCTATAGCCCTCACCAAAG CACTTCTCCCCTCCATGATCAAGAGGAGACAAGGCCACATTGTGGCTATCAGCAGTGTTCAAGGCAAAATAAGCATTCCCTTCCGATCAGCAT atgCTGCCTCTAAACATGCTACCCAGGCCTTCTTTGATTGTCTACGAGCAGAGGTCGAGCAGTACGAGATCGATGTGACGGTTATAAGCCCCGGATACATTCAGACCAACCTTTCTCTCAATGCTGTAACAGCAGACGGATCTCGCTACGGAG TCATGGACAAGAACACCGCCGAAGGCCAGACAGCCGCAGAGGTCGCTCAGGTGGTTCTCAGTGCAGTGGggcagaagaagaaggaagttCTCGTAGCTGGCCTGATGCCCTCGCTGGCTGTCTACCTACGAAATCTCTTCCCCAGGCTCTTCTTTGACTTAATGGCAGCTAGAGctaaaaaggagagaaaagcaaaggactCCTAG
- the DHRS7B gene encoding dehydrogenase/reductase SDR family member 7B isoform X1 codes for MVTAAGRKTAEKGRLMDLTSTVIIPLLFGSLGLFALFRLLQWMRMRTYLQGAVVVVTGATSGLGKECAKAFHAAGSRLVLCGRDSEKLKDLAQELSTVTNHRKNLHEPHTVVFDLSDTKSILNAAELILKHSGHVDILINNAGISYRGTIVDTGLDVDKKVMETNYFGPIALTKALLPSMIKRRQGHIVAISSVQGKISIPFRSAYAASKHATQAFFDCLRAEVEQYEIDVTVISPGYIQTNLSLNAVTADGSRYGVMDKNTAEGQTAAEVAQVVLSAVGQKKKEVLVAGLMPSLAVYLRNLFPRLFFDLMAARAKKERKAKDS; via the exons GAAGACTGCTGAGAAAGGAAGACTCATGGATCTCACATCCACCGTCATCATCCCACTGCTCTTTGGCAGCCTGGGGCTCTTCGCCCTTTTTCGGCTGCTGCAGTGGATGCGGATGCGAACTTacctgcagggagcagtggTGGTGGTCACCGGGGCCACCTCTGGCCTGGGAAAAG AATGCGCAAAAGCCTTCCACGCAGCTGGCTCTAGGCTGGTGCTCTGCGGCAGAGACAGCGAGAAACTCAAAGACCTGGCTCAGGAGCTTTCTACCGTGACCAATCACCGAAAGAAC CTACACGAACCCCACACCGTGGTATTTGACCTTTCGGACACTAAAAGCATCCTAAACGCCGCAGAATTGATCCTGAAGCACTCTGGCCACGTGGACATCCTGATCAACAACGCAGGCATCAGTTACCGGGGCACGATTGTAGACACGGGGCTGGATGTGGACAAGAAAGTGATGGAAACAAATTACTTCGGTCCTATAGCCCTCACCAAAG CACTTCTCCCCTCCATGATCAAGAGGAGACAAGGCCACATTGTGGCTATCAGCAGTGTTCAAGGCAAAATAAGCATTCCCTTCCGATCAGCAT atgCTGCCTCTAAACATGCTACCCAGGCCTTCTTTGATTGTCTACGAGCAGAGGTCGAGCAGTACGAGATCGATGTGACGGTTATAAGCCCCGGATACATTCAGACCAACCTTTCTCTCAATGCTGTAACAGCAGACGGATCTCGCTACGGAG TCATGGACAAGAACACCGCCGAAGGCCAGACAGCCGCAGAGGTCGCTCAGGTGGTTCTCAGTGCAGTGGggcagaagaagaaggaagttCTCGTAGCTGGCCTGATGCCCTCGCTGGCTGTCTACCTACGAAATCTCTTCCCCAGGCTCTTCTTTGACTTAATGGCAGCTAGAGctaaaaaggagagaaaagcaaaggactCCTAG
- the NATD1 gene encoding protein NATD1: MAHSAPLGLLEQGCPIQVEHDRKRRQFTVRLNGCHDRAVLLYEYVGKRIVDLQHTEVPDAYRGRGIAKHLAKAALDFVVEEDLKAHLTCWYIQKYVKENPLPQYLEHLQP; encoded by the exons ATGGCCCACTCGGCTCCTCTCGGcctcctggagcagggctgccccATCCAGGTGGAGCACGATCGCAAGCGGCGGCAGTTCACCGTGCGGCTCAACG GTTGCCACGACAGGGCGGTGCTGCTCTACGAGTACGTGGGGAAGCGGATCGTGGACTTGCAGCACACGGAGGTCCCGGATGCCTACCGAGGAAGGGGAATAGCCAAGCACCTGGCAAAG GCAGCCCTGGACTTTGTGGTGGAGGAGGACCTGAAAGCTCACCTGACGTGCTGGTACATTCAGAAATACGTCAAGGAGAACCCGCTGCCGCAGTACCTGGAACACTTGCAGCCTTAA